GCAGAAGATATGCTAATCTTTGATCAGCAATAGCATTCAAATAATTATCTTATTTAATTCGCAACTGCCACAATTTCTGTTACTAATGTCAGGAAAGCACTGAACATTGCATACCATTAGCAGATAACGCACAGATGAACTCAACCTGGTATCAAAGGATTACCTTAACCATCAACATATACCATGCCCTATCACCTTAAGCAAGTGTTAGTAGCGACATGCCCAGATGAGAAAATATATTTTGTCGAAGTTTTACTCGATGCACAATTATCTTTTTTTGGCGTCATGTAATGCTTTATAAGATATGAAGTATCAGTGACACAGTACTCCGGTTAAGCATTAAACCACGCGCTTGTACACATGATTTAATGAACCACTTAGTGTCACATCCTTTAGGTACTGGCTATATACTATGGTGTAAGTCTGCATACTGCTGAGTACAAGTCTGCAACTGTCATTAACGGACTAGCTGATCATTAGTATTAAAATATTCCATGTAATTATTGCTGTAGAAATCTGGCTGGAATGTCCCATTTGTACTTTACGTGTAGCATTCTGCATCTGCGAAATACCTTTTCAACATCAATCCATGTCACACAAACTGCTTTGACTGAATGATGACAGACACCAGTTAAGTCTATGTTTATGTTGGCTAACCCTATTCTTTCCTTTGATAACCGAATGGTTTGGAAACCATCACTGAATTATGACATGTGGTGCGTAATAAAAATTTAACGAGTAACTAGTAATATTCTAGTTTGTCATCTTATTCAGCCTCACATGTTCATAcaaggaaccatacgtttgttgGTATCTAAGTAGCAAACGTTCTTCACAATGAATTATTGTATTTTCGCGGAAATTATTTCAGCATAAAACAGACAGTATTCATAGGAAAAAAAACCATTATGGTACCTGCTAGTTTTTTTTCCGGTTCGTTCTGTTCGAAAGGAAAACAATGGTATTAAAGAATTTAGACATTAGTAAGTACAAACTTTTAGTCTCAAAACTTGCTTTTTATTAAGACATTAAGTTACTGTCGTTCGAAATATTTTTGTTATCTTCAGATATTCGACATATTTGGTAccgtttattaatttattgtttcaTATTCGGACCTAGCTGCTTTACAATTACTAAACGCTACTGGCAGCTATGAAATTCAAATAACTGCCCTTCTGCAAATATTTTACACAGAATCTTACTGTCTCTCTGCTGTAGACATCCAGGGAAACGTATCATTTCCGATAAGTGGCACGTAGTCTAGGAATTTATCACACATCTGCGCGGCGCCTTGAATGATACGGTAAGCCACTGGGCGACGTACCAAGGCTGTTCCAGCACTACTAGTAGAAGGCGagtcctcgtctttgtacctatgttcttgCTGTCTGGGCACCCCTGGTAAACCTGCAAATTGAGTGCATATGCTCCTCATTAGAAGTACAAACCATGTAAAGCAATTTTAAACAAGTTATACTTTATCAATGTATTCAGTTTTGATCATCCCAGTTTGTTTCACGCTACCGGAATTACAGGGAAGGCCTCGGTAAGAAAGCTGAGGGCATGGTTCCATCACCATATCTTCTTTATCCACTACAGTGTAGAATGATTCGTACATCGACATAATCCGGCTTTTGAAGTCGGACGCTAGCGAGCAAGTAATAACCATACCACTTCCAAGTTTAAGAGCAACATAAAGCTTTAACACATCGAGTACCTGCAAAATTTTCCGTCGTTTAGTGTCTAACGTTAACACTATAGACATCTTTTCGCTTTACGTAGGCACT
This Schistocerca nitens isolate TAMUIC-IGC-003100 chromosome 1, iqSchNite1.1, whole genome shotgun sequence DNA region includes the following protein-coding sequences:
- the LOC126248954 gene encoding uncharacterized protein LOC126248954, which codes for MTPMFENKFSRLLPLVVWERSNGWYQYVKILKNMSIWDFKVGKIFISSLFHGVNCVGNSSILRESPEKVLDVLKLYVALKLGSGMVITCSLASDFKSRIMSMYESFYTVVDKEDMVMEPCPQLSYRGLPCNSGLPGVPRQQEHRYKDEDSPSTSSAGTALVRRPVAYRIIQGAAQMCDKFLDYVPLIGNDTFPWMSTAERQ